Part of the Olsenella profusa DSM 13989 genome, CGGCCAGGCTCATCAGGAAGTCCAAGACCGACTCCGAGCGCACCATCACGTTCGATCCCGAGAACCGTCCCGGCGTGTCCGCACTGCTCACCACTGCCGGCATCTGTACCAACCGCGACCCCGCAGACATTGCCGCGGAGATCGGTGGGGGCGGTGCCGGTCAGCTCAAGCAGTACGTGACGCAGGCCGTGAATGACTGCTTCGCCCCCATCCGCGAGCGGCGCCACCAGTACGAGGGCGACCTGGACTACGTCAGGGACGTGATCCATGACGGCAACCGCCGTGCCAACGAGATTGCCACCAGGACGCTCGACGAGGTGCGCGAGGTCATGGGCATGGTGTACTAGGGCATGAGCCGTGGGCCTTCGATGCCGCGGGCCTGCTCCGCTCGATAGGGTACAGTGTAGTAAACACTGATATAAACGTTTTTTGGACTGAATCATGGGCGTCTCGATCCGCGACATAGCCAGAGAGACCGGCTTCTCGCCGGCAACGGTCTCCAACGCGCTCAACCATAAGCACGGCGTGAGGCGAGAGACCTCCAAGGCCATCCTCAGCGCTGCGCAAAGGCTGAGATACAACCTCCCAAGCCGTCTCACGCGCATCCAGTTCGTGATCGTCCGAAAAAGCGGCCTCGTCCTCGACGAGTCGGACTTCCATCCTGCGGTCATCAATGGCGTCGAGCGTGAGGCCCGAAAGAATGGCCTGGGCACGGGCTATGTGACCATAGACCTGAGCGATCCCGACTCCTCCCTGCAGATGCGACGGCTGTGCCAGGATGTCGGTTCGGGCATCGTCCTCTTGGGAACCGAGATGGACGAGGAGGACTACAGGCCGCTTCACAGCCCATCCGTTCCACTTGTCATCGTTGACGGTTGGTGCTACCACGACTTCATCGAGTCCATCGTCATCTCGAACGAGAGCTCCTCGTACCGTGCGGTGCGCTACCTCATCTCCCACGGGCACGAGCGCATCGGCTACCTCAAGGGCGACCCCGTCATCCGCAACTTCCCCCTGCGCGAGCGAGGCTGCAGGCATGCCCTCGCCGAGGTTGGCCTGTCCTTTGATGACAGGTACTGCGTGACCGTGGGCACCACGCTCTCCCTGGCCTATCGGGACTCCAAGAGGTGGCTGGACACCAACCCCGAACTCCCGACGGCGTTCTTCGCTGAAAACGACGTCATGGCCTGTGGCATGATGCGCGCCCTGCTCGAGCGAGGCATCCGCGTTCCCGAGGATGTCTCGCTGGTGGGCTTCGACGACCTGCCCATTGCCACCGTCATGCTTCCCGCCCTCACGACGATCCACGTTCCCAAGCACGACATGGGGATCATGGCCGTACAGAAGCTCATGGCACAGGTCAAGAGCCCCCAGAGCTTTGTGTGCACAACCCACATCTCGACCTCGTTCGTCGAGCGGGACAGCGTGAGAACCCTCTAGCACACGAGCCTGTGACGAGTCGGCCTCAGGCAAAGTGTCGTTCGGCGGCCTTCTCGACCTCGTTGCCCTTCGTGAAGTCCTTCAGAAAGGTTCTGTAACCCGCCACATCGTCCGCGTCGGGCCCAATCGTGACGCTCTCCATGTTCGAGAAGACGCGCCGGGACAGGAAGTCGGCGAGAGACTCTCCCTCTCCCCCATTGAGCATGTAGGATGCGGCTAGCGCCTGACCCCAGGCACCGCCCTCCCCTGCCGTCGCCATCACGGTCACGGGCACGTCAAGCGCGGCCGCGAGGATCGTCTGGGCGACCCCGGGCGTCTTGAACATGCCACCATGCGCATAGAGCCTGTCGATCCGCACGTCCTCGGCCTTGAGGGCCTCATGGCCTACCGCAAGCGCCCCGAAGGCGGCCATGACGTTCATGCGCATGAAGTTCGCGATGGTGAAGCGTGCGTTTCGCTTGCGCATGAAGAGCGGGTGGCCCGTCCGCACGCCCATGACCGTCTCTCCGGAAACGAACGGCAGACTCACGAGGCCACCCGCGTCCCTGTCGGCGCCAAGCGCCGCATTGAAGAGCGTGGTGTAGACGTCGTCCCTGTCCACGGGGGTTCCCATGGTCTGGGAGTAGTCCATCAGGAACTCGACCCAGTCGTTTATGTCGGACGTGCAGTTGTTGCAGTGAATCATCGCAACGGGATCGCCAACGGGCGTCGCCACCAGGTCGATCTGGGACAGCGTCGCATCCCTGAGGGGATGCTCCAACACCACCATCGAGAAGACCGACGTGCCTGCGGACACGTTGCCCGTACGCCGGGCGACGGAGTTCGTGGCCATCATACCGGTGCCGGCGTCTCCCTCCGGTGGACAGAGGGGACAGCCCGCCTCGAGGTCACCCCCCACATCCAGGAGGTGTGCGCCCGCATCGCTCAGGCGCCCCGCCTCTGACCCCGCAGTCAGTACTTCGGGCAGCAGGTCCCCGAAGCTCTGCCTGACCCCCCTCTGGGCCAGGGCCCTGTCAAGGCTGTCCAGCATCGCTGCATCGTAGTCCCTGGTGAGGGAATCGATGGGGAACATGCCCGAGGCGTCACCAACGGAAAGCACCCGCTTGCCCGTAAGCCTCCAATGGGCATACCCCGCGAGCGTCGTGAGGAAGGAGACGTGCGGCACATGCGCCTCCCCATCAAGCACCGCCTGATAGAAGTGGCTGACGCTCCAGCGCTCGGGCACATGGAACCGAAGGAGGTCGGACAGCTCGCGGGCCGCCTGGGCCGCAGTCGTGTTGCGCCAGGTGCGAAAGGGAACCAGCAGCGTGCCCTCGGCGTCAAAGGGCAGGTACCCATGCATCATGGCCGAGATGCCCATGGCCCCGATGCGGCGGAGCGTCATCCCGTAACGAGCCTTGACATCCGCCTTGAGGGAGGCGTAGGCGGCTTGCATGCCACCCAGCAGCTCCTTTTCAGGGTAGGTCCAGTAGGTGCCGTCAAAGCTGTTTTGCCAGTCGAAGGTGCCTATGGCCACTGGTTCGTTGGCAGAGTCGATGAGCACCGCCTTGATGCGCGTGGAGCCATACTCCAAGCCGAGAACGCACGTGCCCGCGTCGAGGTCGTACTTGATGTCCTGACTGTCTCGTGCCATAGTCCTCCTCCTTGTGGAAGGGACCGCGTCCCAGGGGGGAGCGCGGCCGGGGATGTGCTCAAGCCGCCATGCGAGCGATCCAGGGCCTAGCGGTAGCAGATCTCGCCCAACTTGAGGTCGCGCTGAAAGTCGCGCAGGTTGGTGTTGGCGTCGATGATGACGGGCTCGATGCCCATGAGCTCCGCCCAGTCGGCCATCTGATCGGCAGAGAGGTCGAAGGACATGGCCGTATGGTGGGCGCCGCCCGCATAGATCCAGGCCGTGGTACCCACCCTGAGGTTGGGGCGAGGCTCCCAGAACAGGGTGCCGGTCGGCAGCAGGGGCATGGGCCTCTCGACCTTCTTGCAATCGACGTCCTGAATGATGAGACGGAAGCGGTTACCCATGTCAACGAGGGACGTGGCGATGGCAGGCCCCGTCTTTCCCGTGAAGATGAGGCGTGCGGGGTCCTCGCGCTCGCCCATGGAGAGTGGGGTCACGCGCATGGCGATCCTCCCCTCCGCAACGGAGGGATCGACCTCTGCCATGTGGGACTCGAGGATGCCCTCCTTGCCTCTGACCAGGTTGTAGGTGTAGTCCTCCATCAACGCAGAGCCGCGCCCACCCTTCATGCCGGCCGTCATGACCTTCATGAGGCGAACCATGGCGGGCGTCTTCCAGTCGCCCTCGGGGCCAAAGCCAAACCCCTTCTGCATGAGACGCTGTATGGCCAGGGACGGGAGCTGCCTGAGGGCTCCAAGGTCACCGAAGTGATCGGAGAAGGCGTTGTAATCGTGCTCCGTCAGGAAGCGCTCGATGCCGATCTCCTGGGCCGCCTGCACCTCGACGTGACGGCGGAACTCCTTGAGGTCGCGACCATCGAGCACAAGGTCATAGGTCTCGTAGTACTCGTCGGCAAGGGCCCTTGCCTCGGCATCGGAGACGGATTCGACGTAGGGGGCGAGGTCGTTCACGGGCCAGGCGTCAACGGTCCATCCCAGCTTGACCTCGGCCTCGACCTTGTCGCCGTCGGTCACCGCCACGTTGCGCATGGTGTCCGCAAAGCGGCACACGCGGATGGCACGGCTCTCGTTGACGCCAACGGCGACGCGCATCCAGCGGCCCAGGTCCGCCTGGACGTCACGATCCCTCCAATGTCCAAAGACCACCTTGTGCGCCCAGCGCATGCGGGCAAAGATATGGCCCAGCTCGCGTTCGCCGTGAGCTGCCTGGTTCTCGTTCATGAAGTCCATGTCTATGGTGTCCCAGGGAATCTCCTCATTGTATTGGGTCGCAAACTGGCAGAGGGGCTTCCTCAGGTCCTGCAGGCCGTGGATGTAGGACTTTGCCGGCGAGAAGGTATGCGCCCAGGTGATGATGCCGGCACACGAGTCATCGG contains:
- a CDS encoding LacI family DNA-binding transcriptional regulator; the encoded protein is MGVSIRDIARETGFSPATVSNALNHKHGVRRETSKAILSAAQRLRYNLPSRLTRIQFVIVRKSGLVLDESDFHPAVINGVEREARKNGLGTGYVTIDLSDPDSSLQMRRLCQDVGSGIVLLGTEMDEEDYRPLHSPSVPLVIVDGWCYHDFIESIVISNESSSYRAVRYLISHGHERIGYLKGDPVIRNFPLRERGCRHALAEVGLSFDDRYCVTVGTTLSLAYRDSKRWLDTNPELPTAFFAENDVMACGMMRALLERGIRVPEDVSLVGFDDLPIATVMLPALTTIHVPKHDMGIMAVQKLMAQVKSPQSFVCTTHISTSFVERDSVRTL
- a CDS encoding xylulokinase, which codes for MARDSQDIKYDLDAGTCVLGLEYGSTRIKAVLIDSANEPVAIGTFDWQNSFDGTYWTYPEKELLGGMQAAYASLKADVKARYGMTLRRIGAMGISAMMHGYLPFDAEGTLLVPFRTWRNTTAAQAARELSDLLRFHVPERWSVSHFYQAVLDGEAHVPHVSFLTTLAGYAHWRLTGKRVLSVGDASGMFPIDSLTRDYDAAMLDSLDRALAQRGVRQSFGDLLPEVLTAGSEAGRLSDAGAHLLDVGGDLEAGCPLCPPEGDAGTGMMATNSVARRTGNVSAGTSVFSMVVLEHPLRDATLSQIDLVATPVGDPVAMIHCNNCTSDINDWVEFLMDYSQTMGTPVDRDDVYTTLFNAALGADRDAGGLVSLPFVSGETVMGVRTGHPLFMRKRNARFTIANFMRMNVMAAFGALAVGHEALKAEDVRIDRLYAHGGMFKTPGVAQTILAAALDVPVTVMATAGEGGAWGQALAASYMLNGGEGESLADFLSRRVFSNMESVTIGPDADDVAGYRTFLKDFTKGNEVEKAAERHFA
- the araA gene encoding L-arabinose isomerase, with protein sequence MLGIKRYQFWFCPCTQDLYGDEVLAHVAEHSAEVVGALNASDEVPYEVVLKPNLLTSDVIQATFDAANADDSCAGIITWAHTFSPAKSYIHGLQDLRKPLCQFATQYNEEIPWDTIDMDFMNENQAAHGERELGHIFARMRWAHKVVFGHWRDRDVQADLGRWMRVAVGVNESRAIRVCRFADTMRNVAVTDGDKVEAEVKLGWTVDAWPVNDLAPYVESVSDAEARALADEYYETYDLVLDGRDLKEFRRHVEVQAAQEIGIERFLTEHDYNAFSDHFGDLGALRQLPSLAIQRLMQKGFGFGPEGDWKTPAMVRLMKVMTAGMKGGRGSALMEDYTYNLVRGKEGILESHMAEVDPSVAEGRIAMRVTPLSMGEREDPARLIFTGKTGPAIATSLVDMGNRFRLIIQDVDCKKVERPMPLLPTGTLFWEPRPNLRVGTTAWIYAGGAHHTAMSFDLSADQMADWAELMGIEPVIIDANTNLRDFQRDLKLGEICYR